One Phoenix dactylifera cultivar Barhee BC4 chromosome 8, palm_55x_up_171113_PBpolish2nd_filt_p, whole genome shotgun sequence genomic window carries:
- the LOC103696198 gene encoding alpha-1,3-arabinosyltransferase XAT2-like isoform X1 — MANKFKLVRNSNRESQRFRIVVFVIGCFLVSMTFIVVSQPQSIPFPILGSKPSVHVAPSTPKAEDTGHSQRLGEISGQDNATEHSKQEMESNNEIQEKIIEGDDLRAHQDEVGGEINSAQKETLRTTDKLESNNSMQEISTKSDESNSHGGELHRKFTLPTISNYTINDSLQVENASNAEQLGKENETTTCDPNSGECDKDGEAGPQGDPNPAIADPTQEQNTSNSKQLGVGGQNMMNSEKKPLCDFSHYRVDRCELEGDIRIHRNPSSVISVESTERSSESYRIRPYPRKGDKIALSRVTEVMVKSSKDGPQCSINHNVPALVFSVGGYTGNLFHDFTDVMIPIFLTASEFNGEVQFVITETRPWWMKKYLTVFQKLSRYEIIDFDNDDRVHCFKHVAVGLRAQMEFTIDPAQDPNGYTMVDFARFMRSVYSLERDAVTRIEEHPHRKPRLTIISRQRTRKFTNVPEIVRMAQDLGYEVVVEEAGVSTNVAQFARNINSCDVLMGVHGAGLTNLVFLPMNATIIQIVPWGGLEGIAMFDFGHGAKAMKLNYVQYSISVEESTLTEIYPRNHPVFKNPTSFHKQGWVLLRGTFMDKQNVKLDVNRFRDVLWKALEHMMQ, encoded by the exons ATGGCAAACAAGTTCAAGCTGGTTAGGAACTCGAACCGAGAGTCCCAAAGGTTCAGAATAGTAGTTTTTGTAATCGGATGCTTCCTCGTCTCGATGACCTTCATTGTGGTGTCTCAACCTCAATCCATCCCTTTTCCCATCT TGGGTTCAAAACCAAGTGTTCATGTGGCTCCAAGCACCCCCAAGGCCGAAGATACAGGGCATTCTCAACGACTGG GTGAAATTTCAGGACAAGACAATGCAACAGAGCACAGCAAGCAGGAAATGG AGAGCAATAATGAGATTCAGGAGAAAATAATAGAAGGTGATGACTTAAGAGCCCATCAAGATGAAGTGGGTGGTGAAATTAATTCAGCTCAGAAGGAAACTCTGAGAACTACAGATAAACTAG AGAGCAATAACAGCATGCAGGAGATAAGCACGAAAAGTGACGAGTCCAACTCCCATGGAGGTGAATTGCACAGAAAATTTACACTCCCAACAATTTCAAACTACACCATCAATGATTCACTTCAAGTAGAAAATGCTAGCAATGCCGAGCAATTAG GGAAAGAAAATGAGACCACCACATGTGATCCCAATTCTGGTGAATGTGATAAGGATGGGGAAGCAGGACCCCAGGGGGACCCCAATCCTGCCATTGCCGATCCAACTCAGGAACAAAACACTAGCAATTCCAAGCAATTAG GAGTGGGGGGTCAGAATATGATGAATTCAGAGAAGAAGCCATTATGTGATTTTTCTCACTACCGAGTAGACCGATGCGAATTGGAAGGCGACATCAGAATTCATAGGAACCCTTCCTCTGTTATATCCGTGGAATCCACGGAGAGAAGCAGTGAATCATACCGCATTCGGCCGTACCCTCGCAAGGGAGACAAGATTGCTCTTAGCCGTGTCACAGAAGTGATGGTAAAATCGAGCAAAGACGGTCCTCAATGCAGCATAAACCACAACGTCCCTGCCCTAGTGTTTTCGGTTGGTGGGTACACAGGAAACCTCTTCCATGACTTCACTGATGTAATGATCCCCATCTTCTTAACCGCCAGCGAATTCAATGGGGAGGTTCAGTTTGTCATAACCGAGACCAGGCCTTGGTGGATGAAGAAGTATCTAACTGTGTTTCAGAAGCTCTCTCGGTACGAAATCATCGACTTCGACAACGATGACAGAGTTCATTGCTTCAAGCATGTGGCTGTGGGTCTTCGAGCCCAAATGGAGTTCACCATCGACCCCGCACAAGATCCTAATGGCTATACCATGGTCGACTTCGCTCGATTCATGAGAAGCGTCTACTCATTGGAGCGAGACGCCGTGACCAGGATCGAAGAGCACCCCCACAGGAAGCCAAGACTTACGATCATATCGAGGCAGCGAACCCGAAAATTCACAAATGTTCCTGAGATAGTTCGAATGGCACAGGATCTGGGCTACGAAGTGGTGGTTGAAGAGGCTGGTGTGAGCACCAACGTAGCTCAGTTTGCAAGAAACATTAATTCTTGCGATGTGCTCATGGGAGTGCATGGGGCTGGTCTCACCAATCTGGTGTTCCTCCCAATGAATGCAACCATAATCCAGATAGTACCATGGGGTGGGCTGGAAGGGATAGCCATGTTCGACTTCGGACATGGAGCCAAGGCCATGAAGCTGAACTATGTGCAGTATAGCATCAGCGTAGAAGAGAGCACCCTGACAGAGATATATCCAAGAAACCATCCTGTGTTCAAGAACCCCACATCGTTTCACAAACAGGGGTGGGTTCTTCTAAGGGGAACATTCATGGACAAACAGAATGTGAAGTTGGATGTCAACAGGTTCAGGGATGTTTTGTGGAAGGCCCTCGAGCACATGATGCAGTAG
- the LOC103696198 gene encoding alpha-1,3-arabinosyltransferase XAT3-like isoform X2, with amino-acid sequence MANKFKLVRNSNRESQRFRIVVFVIGCFLVSMTFIVVSQPQSIPFPILGSKPSVHVAPSTPKAEDTGHSQRLGEISGQDNATEHSKQEMESNNEIQEKIIEGDDLRAHQDEVGGEINSAQKETLRTTDKLGVGGQNMMNSEKKPLCDFSHYRVDRCELEGDIRIHRNPSSVISVESTERSSESYRIRPYPRKGDKIALSRVTEVMVKSSKDGPQCSINHNVPALVFSVGGYTGNLFHDFTDVMIPIFLTASEFNGEVQFVITETRPWWMKKYLTVFQKLSRYEIIDFDNDDRVHCFKHVAVGLRAQMEFTIDPAQDPNGYTMVDFARFMRSVYSLERDAVTRIEEHPHRKPRLTIISRQRTRKFTNVPEIVRMAQDLGYEVVVEEAGVSTNVAQFARNINSCDVLMGVHGAGLTNLVFLPMNATIIQIVPWGGLEGIAMFDFGHGAKAMKLNYVQYSISVEESTLTEIYPRNHPVFKNPTSFHKQGWVLLRGTFMDKQNVKLDVNRFRDVLWKALEHMMQ; translated from the exons ATGGCAAACAAGTTCAAGCTGGTTAGGAACTCGAACCGAGAGTCCCAAAGGTTCAGAATAGTAGTTTTTGTAATCGGATGCTTCCTCGTCTCGATGACCTTCATTGTGGTGTCTCAACCTCAATCCATCCCTTTTCCCATCT TGGGTTCAAAACCAAGTGTTCATGTGGCTCCAAGCACCCCCAAGGCCGAAGATACAGGGCATTCTCAACGACTGG GTGAAATTTCAGGACAAGACAATGCAACAGAGCACAGCAAGCAGGAAATGG AGAGCAATAATGAGATTCAGGAGAAAATAATAGAAGGTGATGACTTAAGAGCCCATCAAGATGAAGTGGGTGGTGAAATTAATTCAGCTCAGAAGGAAACTCTGAGAACTACAGATAAACTAG GAGTGGGGGGTCAGAATATGATGAATTCAGAGAAGAAGCCATTATGTGATTTTTCTCACTACCGAGTAGACCGATGCGAATTGGAAGGCGACATCAGAATTCATAGGAACCCTTCCTCTGTTATATCCGTGGAATCCACGGAGAGAAGCAGTGAATCATACCGCATTCGGCCGTACCCTCGCAAGGGAGACAAGATTGCTCTTAGCCGTGTCACAGAAGTGATGGTAAAATCGAGCAAAGACGGTCCTCAATGCAGCATAAACCACAACGTCCCTGCCCTAGTGTTTTCGGTTGGTGGGTACACAGGAAACCTCTTCCATGACTTCACTGATGTAATGATCCCCATCTTCTTAACCGCCAGCGAATTCAATGGGGAGGTTCAGTTTGTCATAACCGAGACCAGGCCTTGGTGGATGAAGAAGTATCTAACTGTGTTTCAGAAGCTCTCTCGGTACGAAATCATCGACTTCGACAACGATGACAGAGTTCATTGCTTCAAGCATGTGGCTGTGGGTCTTCGAGCCCAAATGGAGTTCACCATCGACCCCGCACAAGATCCTAATGGCTATACCATGGTCGACTTCGCTCGATTCATGAGAAGCGTCTACTCATTGGAGCGAGACGCCGTGACCAGGATCGAAGAGCACCCCCACAGGAAGCCAAGACTTACGATCATATCGAGGCAGCGAACCCGAAAATTCACAAATGTTCCTGAGATAGTTCGAATGGCACAGGATCTGGGCTACGAAGTGGTGGTTGAAGAGGCTGGTGTGAGCACCAACGTAGCTCAGTTTGCAAGAAACATTAATTCTTGCGATGTGCTCATGGGAGTGCATGGGGCTGGTCTCACCAATCTGGTGTTCCTCCCAATGAATGCAACCATAATCCAGATAGTACCATGGGGTGGGCTGGAAGGGATAGCCATGTTCGACTTCGGACATGGAGCCAAGGCCATGAAGCTGAACTATGTGCAGTATAGCATCAGCGTAGAAGAGAGCACCCTGACAGAGATATATCCAAGAAACCATCCTGTGTTCAAGAACCCCACATCGTTTCACAAACAGGGGTGGGTTCTTCTAAGGGGAACATTCATGGACAAACAGAATGTGAAGTTGGATGTCAACAGGTTCAGGGATGTTTTGTGGAAGGCCCTCGAGCACATGATGCAGTAG
- the LOC103696188 gene encoding alpha-1,3-arabinosyltransferase XAT3-like gives MANKMKSTRSSGRVESRSFRLAVFIIGCLVLSTFVVVSKPQIDPFLTRSSEPLKPIGRNNLGAKGTADSPKLGMKGENMNRGKPLCHVSERRGDLCIMDGDIRIHQNTSSIILVEPSGRNELWRVRPYPRKGADNDFNQIRELTVKSSKEAIQCTINHSIPAIVFSVSGYTGNLFHDFTDLLVPLFLTARQFNGEVQFIVTDVKHWWIDKYLPVFRGLSKYQLIEFGRDDQVHCFKHMIVGLRRHKELSIDPTKAPHGYSMVHFTQFMRSTYELGRDTVARIEEYPHKKPRLLIISRKQSRAITNVKRIAQMAEELGYEVVAAEANSLSNITRFAQIVNSCDVMMGVHGAGLTNMVFLPPQATVIQIVPWGRLETIARKDFGDPAKDMKLNYLQYSISAQESTLMKLYPRNHPVFKNPSSFHNRGWDLVKTTFMEKQNVKLDLSRFRDVLWKALENLMQ, from the exons ATGGCAAACAAGATGAAGTCCACAAGGAGCTCCGGCAGAGTCGAGTCCCGAAGTTTCAGACTAGCAGTGTTCATCATCGGATGCTTGGTGCTCTCCACTTTTGTTGTCGTCTCTAAACCTCAAATAGATCCTTTTCTCACTA GGAGTTCAGAGCCATTAAAGCCCATAGGTCGGAATAATCTTGGAGCCAAAGGTACAGCAGATTCTCCAAAATTGG GTATGAAGGGAGAGAATATGAATCGAGGGAAGCCATTGTGCCATGTTTCAGAACGACGAGGAGACCTGTGCATAATGGATGGCGACATTAGAATTCATCAGaacacttcctccattatactCGTGGAACCCAGTGGAAGAAATGAATTATGGCGAGTTAGACCTTACCCACGCAAGGGAGCCGACAATGACTTCAACCAAATTAGAGAACTGACGGTTAAATCGAGCAAAGAGGCAATACAATGCACCATAAACCACAGCATCCCTGCTATAGTCTTTTCAGTCAGTGGATACACAGGAAACCTCTTCCATGATTTCACCGATCTTTTGGTTCCCCTCTTCTTAACTGCTCGCCAATTCAATGGAGAAGTCCAATTCATCGTGACCGACGTGAAGCATTGGTGGATCGACAAGTACCTGCCCGTGTTTCGAGGGCTCTCCAAATACCAACTCATCGAATTTGGCAGGGACGATCAGGTTCATTGTTTCAAGCACATGATCGTGGGTCTCCGACGCCACAAGGAGCTAAGCATCGACCCCACGAAGGCTCCTCATGGGTATTCTATGGTCCATTTCACTCAATTTATGAGAAGCACCTACGAGTTGGGGAGAGACACCGTAGCTAGAATTGAAGAATACCCCCATAAGAAGCCAAGGCTGCTCATCATATCAAGGAAGCAGTCACGGGCGATCACAAATGTTAAGAGGATAGCTCAAATGGCAGAGGAATTGGGCTATGAGGTGGTTGCTGCCGAGGCCAATTCACTGTCTAATATTACTCGTTTTGCCCAAATAGTTAACTCCTGCGACGTGATGATGGGAGTGCATGGAGCTGGGCTCACCAATATGGTGTTCCTCCCACCGCAAGCGACGGTGATCCAAATAGTACCGTGGGGCAGGCTGGAAACAATAGCTAGGAAGGACTTTGGGGACCCAGCCAAGGACATGAAGCTAAACTACTTGCAATATAGTATTAGTGCACAGGAGAGCACTCTGATGAAGCTGTATCCTAGAAACCACCCTGTGTTCAAGAACCCCTCCTCATTCCACAACCGTGGGTGGGATCTGGTGAAGACTACGTTCATGGAGAAGCAGAACGTGAAGCTTGATTTGAGCAGGTTCAGGGATGTTCTGTGGAAAGCCCTCGAGAATCTCATGCAGTAG
- the LOC103696170 gene encoding alpha-1,3-arabinosyltransferase XAT3-like, translating into MRRESGGKEKQGGREMKTSRSFGRPEPWRIGNAFIIASMILSLSILSLIKLRYCSYPYGKSQAPSKLMVPTATNLLMVTDLQEDEDDEGNGTAVDMGKPICYETSKRSDTCDAEGDIRVHGSSRTVFVQPMSRRQERKIKPYARKNDAVAIANVKEWSLKASNSHHLPPECTTNHTVPAMIFSVGGYAGNLFHDFIDVLVPLFISSYQFHGEVHFLISDFKSWWVSKFSLIFKQLSNYEIIDVESEQESTVRCFPRVIMGPSFHKVLGVDASRTPTGYSIVDFKAMLREALGLERATAAPPEDEWDIRRRPRLLILSRQKTRKFLNERGMADMAMSLGFDVRIGQPDISTEVAKFARLVNSADVMIGVHGAGLTNMVFLPAGAVIIQVVPMGGLEWLARETFQDPAKELELNYFEYKIQADESTLSEQYPKDHPVLTNPYKIHKQGWNTLKSVYLDNQNVRPHLGRLRNTLMEALKHLPHNVTS; encoded by the exons ATGAGGAGGGAGTCGGGAGGAAAAGAGAaacaaggaggaagagagatgaAGACTTCAAGGAGTTTTGGCAGGCCAGAGCCCTGGAGGATAGGGAATGCCTTCATCATAGCATCCATGATCCTTTCCCTTTCCATCCTCTCTCTCATCAAGCTTCGCTATTGCTCGTATCCATATG GGAAATCACAGGCACCCTCGAAATTAATGGTACCAACAGCAACAAATCTTTTGATGGTCACGGATCTGCAAG AGGATGAAGATGATGAAGGAAACGGCACCGCGGTCGACATGGGGAAACCGATATGCTACGAGACAAGCAAGAGATCCGATACTTGCGATGCGGAGGGCGATATAAGGGTGCATGGAAGCTCTCGCACTGTGTTTGTCCAACCTATGTCGAGGAGGCAAGAAAGGAAGATCAAGCCTTATGCTCGCAAGAATGATGCCGTAGCCATTGCCAATGTAAAAGAAtggtcattgaaagcatcaaacaGCCATCATCTGCCTCCCGAATGCACCACAAACCATACAGTCCCTGCCATGATCTTCTCTGTGGGAGGCTATGCCGGCAACCTCTTCCACGACTTCATCGATGTGTTAGTCCCGCTCTTCATAAGCTCCTATCAGTTCCATGGCGAGGTCCACTTCTTGATCTCCGACTTCAAATCGTGGTGGGTGAGCAAATTCAGCTTGATCTTCAAGCAGCTCTCCAACTACGAGATCATCGACGTGGAGAGCGAGCAAGAGAGTACGGTGCGGTGCTTCCCTCGGGTGATCATGGGGCCGAGCTTCCACAAGGTACTAGGCGTCGATGCTTCGAGGACTCCTACTGGATACTCCATTGTCGATTTCAAAGCGATGCTGAGAGAGGCACTCGGACTGGAACGAGCAACCGCGGCGCCTCCGGAGGATGAATGGGACATAAGGAGGCGGCCAAGGCTGTTGATCCTGTCTCGCCAGAagacaagaaaattcttgaacgAGAGGGGGATGGCGGACATGGCAATGAGCTTGGGGTTCGACGTGAGGATCGGCCAGCCTGATATTAGCACCGAAGTAGCCAAGTTTGCGAGGCTAGTGAACTCGGCCGATGTGATGATCGGAGTCCATGGCGCCGGGCTCACCAACATGGTTTTCCTCCCTGCAGGGGCTGTGATCATTCAGGTTGTGCCCATGGGCGGCCTGGAATGGCTCGCCAGAGAAACCTTCCAGGATCCCGCAAAGGAATTAGAGCTCAACTACTTCGAGTACAAAATCCAAGCGGATGAGAGCACTCTCAGCGAGCAATACCCCAAGGACCATCCTGTGCTGACGAACCCCTACAAAATCCACAAACAGGGGTGGAATACGCTCAAGTCTGTGTACTTGGACAATCAAAATGTGAGGCCTCACTTGGGCAGGCTTAGGAACACTCTGATGGAAGCTCTCAAGCACCTACCTCACAATGTCACCAGCTAA